DNA from Candidatus Zixiibacteriota bacterium:
ATCACGGTTTTTCTGTCGAGTTTGCCGAACACCGTCAGTATATGCCCGGCGATGAGGTCAAGCATATCGATTGGAAAGTTTACGGCAAATCCGACCGCTTTTATATCAAGCAATTCGAGGAGGAAACTAATCTCAAGGGATATATCCTTTTGGATGCCTCCGCCTCGATGGGCTATAAATCCGGCGATATAAGCAAGCTCGAGTATGGCTCATATCTGGCGGCGGCGTTGTCATACCTGATGCTCCGTCAGCAGGATGCCCCCGGCCTTCTGGTTTATGATAAGAAAATCAGGTCATATATTCCGCCTAAAGGCGCCTCGTCGCATATCAATAATATATTAAAAGAGCTGAGCAGAATCGAACCCTCGGAAAAAACCGATGCGGCAATGGCTTTCCATGAGTTAGCCGACCGCACTAAACGCCGCGGTCTGATAATTGTCATCTCCGACTTATTCGATGACCCGGAAAAAATGCTCATGGGCCTAAAACATTTCCGTCACCGTCATCATGAGGTTATTGTGTTCCAGATACTTGATCCGTATGAAAGGCAGTTTAAATATAAGGCGGAAGCGCGGTTTAAGGATATGGAGACGGGGCAGCTGCTTCTGACTAACCCTCATCAGATAAGGCAGGAATATATCGAACGGTTGGAGAAATTTATCGAGTATTTCTCCCGTTCATGCCGCGATTCGCTAATAGATTACCATCTGCTGGATACCTCGGTGCCGTTTGATAAGGCATTGTTCGGATACCTTGCGAAAAGGGCAAAGCTGGGGTAAAGCTTGGTCACATGTTCATATTTTAGGACAGCAACATAAGCATGTCATAGAACATATTTTCTTTTTGCAATCTTATCTGATTAACTACAAATAGATTATAAGAAATTCCGAAATTTAGGCAGTCTGTTTTGACTGGTTTTTACTCTTTTTCAAAATCACAAAATGCTAAAGGATATTTGAACTTATAATATTTGGGAATATTTTGAGCCTGCGATTGTATATAGATTAGCACGTCCGGTTGGCCGCCGGATAATGTATTTTCAATTTCTATGAATTTGAAAAGGAACAGGTCGATGAAGTTGTCTCAATCAACTAAAAATATGCCCCTAAGATTTCATTGCGAGCAGAGAGGCGAAAAAGCCCACCTGCAACTACCTCAAAATCGCTTCTTCCGCGTAGAGTGGACTCGCAATGAATTCATAAATATATTCTTGGTCTATTATCCTTACAATAAAATAATAATTTCAGGCCATCAGATTTTATAAATAGCTGTAAATAAGGCCGCAGGCTAATCTGAGTTCTGAAATAAATGGGGAAATCCTGTAGAAATTCTCCCTTGAATAAAACATTCATATCTATTAACTTCTATTTAAAACATTGGCGTATATCTTTTGCGCCAACTGTAAAAATTAAATTGAACCTTTTACAGGAGGTGCAAATACCCTACTTGGGCGAAACCCTTTCTCTTCTTACTGCCATAGTATGGGCTTTTGCAGTTATATTATTTAAAAAAAGCGGTGAAACCGTTCATCCGATTGCTTTAAATTCATTTAAAAACCTTTTAGCCGTAGTTCTTTTTATCCCGACTTTATATATTTTTGGTGGAACGTACTTAGGTAAAGCGCCGGTTAATGATATTTTATTATTGCTATTAAGCGGCGCGCTGGGTATCGGCATAGCCGACACATTGTTTTTCAAATGTTTAAATAAGCTGGGCGCAGGCATGACCGCTATTATAGATTGCTTTTATAGTCCGTTTATAATTGTCCTTTCCATAATCTTTTTAGGCGAGAGTTTGACAGCGATTCAAGTTTTTGGCGTTGTGTTAATTATCTCAGCGGTTCTGACCGCAACGCATCCTAAAGGCAGGGGCGATATCAACCGCAATGATTTATTATGGGGAATTATTTGGGGAATATTATCTATAGCATCAAACGCCATTGGGCTTGTGATGATTAAACCGATTCTGGAATATTCGCCGCTTCTCTGGGCTGTCGAGGTTCGCTTGATAGGAGGCGTTATTATACTAATGCTGGTTTTATTATTTCATCCGCTGAGACGGAAGATAATTTTATCGCTATATTCTTCAAAAAGCTGGCGTTATACGATATCAAGTTCGTTTTTTGGTACCTATCTGGCGATGCTGTT
Protein-coding regions in this window:
- a CDS encoding DMT family transporter, which encodes MNLLQEVQIPYLGETLSLLTAIVWAFAVILFKKSGETVHPIALNSFKNLLAVVLFIPTLYIFGGTYLGKAPVNDILLLLLSGALGIGIADTLFFKCLNKLGAGMTAIIDCFYSPFIIVLSIIFLGESLTAIQVFGVVLIISAVLTATHPKGRGDINRNDLLWGIIWGILSIASNAIGLVMIKPILEYSPLLWAVEVRLIGGVIILMLVLLFHPLRRKIILSLYSSKSWRYTISSSFFGTYLAMLLWLAGMKFTQASIAAALNQTSNIFIFIFAAFILKEKINLQRTIAIIVAVIGVFIVTFA
- a CDS encoding DUF58 domain-containing protein — translated: MPNDYRKYLDPAIVSKLAGMELKARLVVEGFIVGLHKSPYHGFSVEFAEHRQYMPGDEVKHIDWKVYGKSDRFYIKQFEEETNLKGYILLDASASMGYKSGDISKLEYGSYLAAALSYLMLRQQDAPGLLVYDKKIRSYIPPKGASSHINNILKELSRIEPSEKTDAAMAFHELADRTKRRGLIIVISDLFDDPEKMLMGLKHFRHRHHEVIVFQILDPYERQFKYKAEARFKDMETGQLLLTNPHQIRQEYIERLEKFIEYFSRSCRDSLIDYHLLDTSVPFDKALFGYLAKRAKLG